From the Rickettsiales bacterium genome, one window contains:
- the serB gene encoding phosphoserine phosphatase SerB, giving the protein MYSICALASKDKPLDEERRELLTSALAPNQWKWLRRNRALVMRFRSAPAGVQIIAARESAEVDLFFKKDEGPFAPKKLLICDMDSTVIEQECIDELADFAGFREKVVGITEAAMRGELDFEAALRERVALLKGLPEATMQQVFDERLTLSEGIEWLVKGMKREGAKAILVSGGFVFFTERVARRAGFEEHYGNRLAVENGVLTGEIVAPVLTKDSKLKILEHKINQLGITSEDVLAIGDGANDIPMLQHAGMGVAYRAKAATKKAAKFSLDFADHETLLWAQGIKSTA; this is encoded by the coding sequence ATGTATAGTATCTGCGCATTAGCATCGAAAGATAAGCCGCTTGATGAGGAACGTCGTGAGCTTCTTACTTCAGCATTGGCGCCCAACCAGTGGAAATGGTTGCGCCGTAACCGTGCTTTGGTGATGCGCTTTCGTAGTGCGCCCGCGGGAGTGCAAATAATCGCTGCGCGCGAATCGGCGGAGGTAGATTTATTCTTCAAGAAAGATGAAGGACCTTTTGCACCGAAGAAGCTTCTCATCTGCGATATGGACTCAACCGTGATCGAACAAGAATGCATTGATGAGTTGGCAGATTTTGCCGGTTTCCGCGAAAAGGTAGTGGGTATTACCGAAGCAGCGATGCGCGGAGAATTGGATTTCGAAGCCGCCTTACGTGAGCGTGTGGCATTGTTGAAAGGTTTGCCAGAAGCGACAATGCAGCAAGTATTTGACGAGCGTCTGACCCTATCAGAAGGGATTGAATGGTTGGTAAAAGGCATGAAGCGCGAAGGTGCGAAAGCGATTCTTGTGAGTGGTGGTTTCGTCTTCTTTACCGAACGCGTGGCCCGCAGAGCGGGTTTTGAAGAGCATTACGGTAACCGCTTGGCGGTTGAAAATGGTGTGCTAACCGGCGAGATCGTTGCTCCGGTTCTCACCAAAGATTCCAAGCTGAAAATTTTAGAACATAAGATCAACCAACTCGGTATTACGTCAGAAGATGTGTTGGCGATTGGTGATGGGGCTAACGATATTCCTATGCTGCAACATGCCGGCATGGGCGTGGCTTATCGTGCAAAAGCTGCAACGAAAAAGGCCGCGAAATTCTCACTCGATTTTGCTGATCATGAAACGCTGCTTTGGGCGCAGGGAATAAAATCGACTGCCTGA